A region from the Variovorax sp. RKNM96 genome encodes:
- a CDS encoding UPF0280 family protein yields MSAQRSPLDGGRWHFNHGPIDIVAEAHGDPYAVTAAHDAAWARFGHVLDELVRELPLLRLPVVEKMRPRGIVGQRMWDACAAFSPMFITPMAAVAGSVAQELIAFYDRPGIERAWINNGGDIALHLAPGHSARVGVFADIARFDWRDTSGILTTDGQFELHADEPVRGVATSGWRGRSFSLGIADSVTVLAATAAQADAAATVIANAVDVDDALIQRKPASECKDDSDLGDTLVTVDVPPLAPSQVKSALDTGAICAKVLQKGGLVWAVLLVCQGQFRLVEPLCSKSLQTVLPKSVGSVFA; encoded by the coding sequence ATGTCCGCCCAACGCAGCCCGCTCGACGGCGGCCGCTGGCACTTCAACCACGGCCCGATCGACATCGTGGCCGAGGCGCACGGCGATCCGTACGCCGTCACGGCCGCGCACGACGCGGCGTGGGCGCGCTTCGGCCATGTGCTCGACGAGCTGGTGCGCGAGTTGCCGCTCCTGCGTTTGCCAGTGGTTGAAAAGATGCGCCCGCGCGGCATCGTCGGGCAGCGCATGTGGGATGCGTGCGCCGCGTTCTCGCCGATGTTCATCACGCCGATGGCGGCCGTGGCCGGCTCGGTCGCCCAGGAACTGATCGCGTTCTACGACCGCCCCGGCATCGAGCGCGCCTGGATCAACAACGGCGGCGACATCGCGCTGCACCTCGCGCCCGGCCACTCGGCGCGCGTGGGCGTGTTCGCCGACATCGCGCGCTTCGATTGGCGCGACACCAGCGGCATCCTCACCACCGACGGCCAGTTCGAGCTGCACGCCGACGAGCCCGTGCGCGGCGTCGCCACCAGCGGCTGGCGCGGGCGCAGCTTTTCGCTGGGCATCGCCGACAGCGTGACGGTCCTGGCCGCCACGGCAGCACAGGCCGATGCGGCGGCGACAGTGATCGCCAACGCCGTGGATGTCGACGACGCCCTCATCCAGCGCAAGCCCGCCAGCGAATGCAAGGACGACAGCGACCTGGGCGACACCCTGGTCACGGTCGACGTGCCGCCGCTCGCACCATCGCAGGTGAAAAGCGCACTCGATACGGGCGCGATCTGCGCCAAGGTCCTGCAAAAAGGGGGGCTCGTCTGGGCCGTTCTACTCGTTTGTCAGGGGCAGTTTCGACTTGTCGAGCCCTTATGCTCGAAGTCGCTGCAGACCGTGCTGCCGAAATCAGTTGGTTCAGTATTTGCTTAA
- a CDS encoding 6-hydroxynicotinate reductase, with the protein MTEHTKTDGLPGMDMPVVAEAGASAFGKAPPRNEKMSTAKVECNACPVLCQISDGRTGACDRYANREGVLVRVDPVVLLRRAIASEAPTLVPFDRPAAEKSEVIEAGAPDWNGDLLHADEVFVTGVGSSTTYPDYKPAPFIVASKAQGVDMVTVVTEGIFSYCSFKVKIDTDRFLGSEQANVRYRGEVVGHVTTAEYGSQMLSLGGVHHLTGGSKKEGRMTAELMQFLGNKKAVECTIDGGSTLVIQAGKAPIVNGVEEQRMRVGCGSAAVGIFARQFAGVADEVVVVDDHITGVLTEHQAGRCLDMAPSGIQMLGRKSTPGRYFQVANPGNGWGGTDIADPLAIIEGWEEGVARPGLRLLMTSTTGEHAQWYVLDEALKPIEQPMPAEVKRIVDRIGENCEPSLCTVLFLGGAGGSLRAGVTENPVLLTRAIKRALVNVTCGGAPAYVWPGGGITVMADVMRMPDNSFGTVPTPAIVAPIEFSMRRADYEALGGHMEHIFSLEQALARGAWQEDGAPLARQWLVMDDANPWPLGHAPMLG; encoded by the coding sequence ATGACCGAACACACCAAGACAGACGGATTGCCCGGCATGGACATGCCAGTGGTCGCCGAAGCCGGCGCCAGCGCCTTCGGCAAGGCGCCGCCGCGCAACGAGAAGATGAGCACCGCCAAGGTCGAGTGCAACGCCTGCCCGGTGCTGTGCCAGATCTCCGATGGCCGCACCGGCGCCTGCGACCGCTATGCGAATCGCGAAGGCGTGCTGGTGCGCGTCGACCCTGTCGTGCTGCTGCGCCGTGCAATCGCGAGCGAGGCGCCGACGCTGGTGCCCTTCGACCGCCCGGCCGCCGAAAAGAGTGAAGTGATCGAAGCCGGCGCCCCCGACTGGAACGGCGACCTGCTGCACGCCGACGAAGTCTTCGTCACCGGCGTCGGCTCCTCCACCACCTATCCCGACTACAAGCCAGCCCCCTTCATCGTGGCCTCCAAGGCCCAGGGCGTGGACATGGTCACCGTCGTCACCGAAGGCATCTTCAGCTACTGCAGCTTCAAGGTGAAGATCGACACCGACCGGTTCCTGGGCTCCGAGCAGGCCAATGTGCGCTACCGCGGCGAGGTCGTGGGCCACGTCACCACGGCCGAATACGGCTCGCAGATGCTGTCGCTCGGCGGCGTGCACCACCTCACCGGCGGCAGCAAGAAGGAAGGCCGCATGACGGCCGAGCTCATGCAGTTCCTGGGCAACAAGAAGGCGGTGGAGTGCACCATCGACGGCGGCTCCACGCTCGTGATCCAGGCCGGCAAGGCGCCCATCGTCAACGGCGTGGAAGAGCAGCGCATGCGCGTGGGCTGCGGCTCCGCGGCGGTCGGCATCTTCGCGCGCCAGTTCGCGGGCGTGGCCGACGAGGTGGTGGTGGTCGACGACCACATCACTGGCGTGCTCACCGAGCACCAGGCCGGCCGGTGCCTCGACATGGCGCCTTCGGGCATCCAGATGCTGGGCCGCAAGTCCACACCGGGACGCTACTTCCAGGTGGCGAACCCGGGCAACGGCTGGGGCGGCACCGACATCGCCGATCCGCTCGCGATCATCGAAGGCTGGGAAGAGGGCGTTGCGCGCCCGGGCCTGCGCCTCCTGATGACATCGACCACCGGCGAACACGCGCAGTGGTACGTGCTCGATGAGGCACTCAAGCCCATCGAGCAGCCGATGCCCGCCGAAGTGAAGCGCATCGTCGATCGCATCGGCGAGAACTGCGAGCCGTCGCTGTGCACCGTGCTGTTCCTCGGCGGCGCCGGCGGCAGCCTGCGTGCCGGCGTCACCGAAAACCCGGTGCTGCTGACGCGCGCCATCAAGCGCGCGCTGGTCAATGTCACCTGCGGCGGCGCGCCTGCCTATGTGTGGCCCGGTGGCGGCATCACCGTGATGGCCGACGTCATGCGCATGCCCGACAACAGCTTCGGCACCGTGCCCACGCCGGCCATCGTGGCGCCCATCGAGTTCAGCATGCGGCGCGCCGACTACGAGGCGCTCGGCGGCCACATGGAACACATCTTCTCGCTCGAACAGGCGCTCGCGCGCGGTGCGTGGCAGGAAGATGGCGCACCGCTCGCACGTCAATGGCTCGTCATGGACGACGCCAATCCGTGGCCGCTCGGCCACGCACCCATGCTGGGCTGA
- a CDS encoding ABC transporter permease → MSFSGFVVQLLNGLAGASSLFLVAAGLSLIFGVTRIVNFAHGSFFMVGIYVAYTLVEKLGSSLGFWPALLIAALVVGVLGALIEVLLLRRIYKAPELFQLLATFALVLVIKDAVLWLWGPDELLGPRAPGLKGSIEILGRQFPSYDLFLIVVGPLVLGLVWLLLTRTRFGTLVRAATQDREMVSALGVNQAWLFTAVFALGALLAGLGGALQLPREPATLEMDLNTIGAAFVVVVVGGMGSLPGAYVAALLIAEIKAVCIWLGVVQIFGIDVSFSKLTLMVDFLVMAIVLVWRPWGLFGRPQAPSRYVGMQEEPLRRPSNAYLVAAAVLALMLAVLPLLTVNSPYTMVLMIDLLIAALFATSLHFIMGPAGMHSFGHAAYFGLGAYGAALLARSLHLPMELALIVAPVVAALGALVYGWFAVRLSGVYLAMLTLAFAQITWAITYQWDSFTGGSNGLTGVWPSEWLSNKQAYYWLTLVLVGAGVWWLRRVLFSPFGYALRAGRDSVLRADAIGIDVKRMQWMAFVIAGTVAGLAGALYAFSKGSISPESLSVGKSVDGLVMVLLGGIQTLAGPVVGAVTFTWLHDTVARNTDYWRAMLGAIILILVLLFPQGIAGSVKQLADRWRAPKNETEADAKLKEVKA, encoded by the coding sequence ATGAGCTTTTCAGGCTTCGTTGTTCAGTTGCTCAACGGGTTGGCCGGCGCGTCCTCGCTTTTCTTGGTGGCGGCCGGTCTCTCGTTGATCTTCGGCGTGACGCGCATCGTCAACTTCGCCCATGGATCGTTTTTCATGGTCGGCATCTATGTCGCGTACACGCTTGTCGAGAAGCTGGGTTCGAGCCTGGGCTTCTGGCCCGCGCTGCTGATCGCGGCGCTCGTTGTCGGCGTGCTCGGCGCGCTGATCGAGGTGCTGCTCTTGCGCCGCATCTACAAGGCGCCCGAGCTGTTCCAGCTGCTCGCCACCTTCGCGCTGGTGCTCGTCATCAAGGACGCGGTGCTGTGGCTCTGGGGCCCCGACGAACTGCTCGGCCCGCGTGCGCCGGGGCTCAAGGGCTCCATCGAAATCCTCGGGCGCCAATTCCCTTCCTATGACCTGTTCCTGATCGTCGTCGGCCCATTGGTGCTCGGCCTCGTGTGGCTGCTGCTCACCCGCACGCGCTTCGGCACGCTGGTGCGCGCCGCCACGCAAGACCGCGAGATGGTGAGTGCGCTCGGCGTCAACCAAGCCTGGCTCTTCACCGCGGTGTTCGCGCTCGGCGCATTGCTCGCGGGCCTGGGCGGAGCGCTGCAACTGCCGCGCGAACCCGCCACGCTGGAGATGGACCTGAACACCATCGGCGCCGCCTTCGTGGTGGTGGTGGTCGGCGGCATGGGCTCGCTGCCCGGCGCGTACGTGGCCGCATTGCTCATCGCCGAGATCAAGGCCGTGTGCATCTGGCTCGGTGTGGTGCAGATCTTCGGCATCGACGTGTCGTTCTCCAAGCTCACGTTGATGGTCGACTTCCTCGTGATGGCGATCGTGCTGGTCTGGCGCCCGTGGGGCCTGTTCGGCCGGCCGCAGGCGCCCAGCCGGTACGTGGGCATGCAGGAAGAGCCGCTGCGCCGCCCGAGCAATGCCTACCTCGTTGCAGCCGCCGTGCTCGCGCTGATGCTCGCGGTGCTGCCGCTGCTCACGGTGAACTCGCCCTACACGATGGTGCTGATGATCGACCTGCTGATCGCCGCGCTGTTCGCGACCAGCCTGCACTTCATCATGGGCCCGGCGGGCATGCACTCCTTCGGTCACGCCGCGTACTTCGGGCTCGGTGCCTATGGCGCGGCGCTGCTGGCGCGCTCGCTGCACCTGCCGATGGAACTCGCATTGATCGTCGCGCCGGTCGTGGCCGCGCTCGGCGCGCTGGTCTACGGCTGGTTCGCGGTGCGGCTCTCGGGTGTCTACCTCGCGATGCTCACGCTGGCCTTCGCGCAGATCACCTGGGCCATCACCTACCAGTGGGACAGCTTCACCGGCGGCAGCAACGGGCTGACCGGCGTGTGGCCCTCCGAGTGGCTCTCGAACAAGCAGGCCTACTACTGGCTCACGCTGGTGCTCGTGGGCGCCGGCGTGTGGTGGCTGCGCCGCGTGCTGTTCTCGCCTTTCGGCTATGCGCTGCGCGCGGGCCGCGACTCGGTGCTGCGCGCCGACGCCATCGGCATCGACGTGAAGCGCATGCAGTGGATGGCCTTCGTGATCGCGGGCACCGTGGCGGGCCTTGCCGGGGCGCTCTACGCCTTCTCCAAGGGCAGCATCTCGCCCGAGAGCCTGTCGGTCGGCAAGTCGGTCGATGGCCTCGTGATGGTGCTGCTCGGCGGCATCCAGACGCTGGCGGGCCCGGTGGTCGGTGCCGTCACCTTCACCTGGCTGCACGACACCGTCGCGCGCAACACCGACTACTGGCGCGCGATGCTCGGCGCCATCATCCTGATCCTGGTGCTGCTGTTCCCGCAGGGCATTGCCGGCTCCGTCAAGCAACTCGCCGATCGCTGGCGTGCACCGAAGAATGAAACTGAAGCAGACGCCAAGCTCAAGGAGGTGAAAGCATGA
- a CDS encoding ABC transporter substrate-binding protein codes for MNPLRLAFCAASVVTLATALVPAHAQGVIKIGEINSYKAQPAFLEPYKKGMELAVDEINAKGGINGKKIELISRDDNANPGDAVRVAEELISREKIDVLAGAFLSNTGLALTDFAKQKKFFYLAAEPLTDKIVWSNGNKYTYRLRPSTYMQVAMLVPEAAKLKKKRWAIVYPNYEYGQSSAATFKTLLKAAQPDVEFVTEQAPPLGKVDSGSVVQALADAKPDAIFNVLFGADLSKFVREGNTRGLFKDREVVSVLTGEPEYLDPLKDEAPNGWIVTGYPWNGVKTPEHKAFLDAYQAKFKDYPRLGSVVGYSAIHSIAAGIKKAGGTDTEKLVAAFKGLQVDTPFGKINYRAQDNQSTMGAYVGKTKNDGGKGVMVDYVYLDGAKFQPSDDEVKKMRPAD; via the coding sequence ATGAATCCATTGCGCCTTGCCTTCTGCGCCGCTTCCGTCGTCACGCTGGCCACAGCCCTCGTCCCCGCGCATGCGCAGGGCGTGATCAAGATCGGCGAAATCAACAGCTACAAGGCGCAGCCCGCCTTCCTGGAGCCCTACAAGAAGGGCATGGAACTCGCCGTCGACGAAATCAACGCCAAGGGCGGCATCAACGGCAAGAAGATCGAGCTCATCAGCCGCGACGACAACGCCAACCCCGGCGACGCGGTGCGCGTGGCCGAGGAGCTCATCTCGCGCGAGAAGATCGACGTGCTGGCCGGCGCGTTCCTCTCGAACACGGGCCTCGCGCTCACCGACTTCGCCAAGCAAAAGAAATTCTTCTACCTGGCCGCCGAGCCGCTCACCGACAAGATCGTCTGGAGCAACGGCAACAAGTACACCTACCGCCTGCGCCCCTCGACCTACATGCAGGTCGCGATGCTGGTGCCCGAGGCCGCCAAGCTCAAGAAGAAGCGCTGGGCGATCGTGTACCCCAACTACGAATACGGCCAGTCGTCGGCCGCCACCTTCAAGACGCTGCTGAAGGCCGCGCAACCGGACGTCGAGTTCGTCACCGAGCAGGCCCCCCCGCTGGGCAAGGTCGATTCGGGCAGCGTGGTGCAGGCATTGGCCGATGCCAAGCCCGACGCGATCTTCAACGTGCTGTTCGGCGCCGACCTCTCCAAGTTCGTGCGCGAAGGCAACACCCGCGGCCTCTTCAAGGACCGTGAAGTGGTGAGCGTGCTGACCGGCGAACCCGAATACCTCGATCCGCTGAAGGACGAAGCGCCCAACGGCTGGATCGTGACCGGCTACCCGTGGAACGGCGTGAAGACGCCCGAGCACAAGGCCTTCCTCGATGCGTACCAGGCCAAGTTCAAGGATTACCCGCGCCTGGGCTCGGTGGTCGGCTACAGCGCGATCCATTCGATCGCGGCAGGCATCAAGAAGGCTGGCGGCACCGACACCGAGAAACTCGTCGCGGCCTTCAAGGGCCTGCAGGTCGACACGCCCTTCGGCAAGATCAACTATCGCGCGCAGGACAACCAGTCCACCATGGGCGCGTATGTCGGCAAGACCAAGAACGACGGCGGCAAGGGCGTGATGGTCGACTACGTGTACCTCGACGGCGCCAAGTTCCAGCCTTCGGATGACGAAGTGAAAAAGATGCGCCCTGCGGACTGA
- a CDS encoding amidohydrolase family protein — protein sequence MAEIAAGAKSGKVVIKNIGLLLSGDIDKPILDADTIVVNDGLIVAVGKEKDCDLEGAKTVIDAKKTCVAPGLIDSHVHPVFGDWTPRQGQIGWIDSTMNGGVTTMISAGEVHLPGRPKDIVGLKALAITAQRAFDNFRPGGVKVLAGAPVIEKGMVESDFKELAEAGVGLLGEVGLGSVKAGYEAKEMVAWARKYGIQSTIHTGGPSIPGSGLIDKDVVLEADADIIGHINGGHTSLPEAHVCELCEKSSRAIEIVHNGNEKVAIAAAKAALELKCPHRVILGTDGPAGSGVQPLGILRMVAMLSSIANIPAELVFCFATGNTAKIRKLNCGLIEVGRDADFVFMDRAQHSPAPGLLESVQLGDIPGVGMVMIDGIVRCGRSRNTPPATEIPVVVSGAH from the coding sequence ATGGCAGAAATCGCAGCCGGCGCAAAGTCGGGCAAGGTCGTCATAAAGAACATCGGGCTCCTGCTCTCGGGCGACATCGACAAGCCCATCCTGGACGCCGACACCATCGTGGTGAACGACGGCCTGATCGTCGCGGTCGGCAAGGAAAAGGACTGCGACCTCGAAGGCGCGAAGACCGTCATCGACGCGAAGAAGACCTGCGTCGCACCCGGCCTCATCGACAGCCATGTGCACCCGGTGTTCGGCGACTGGACGCCGCGCCAGGGCCAGATCGGCTGGATCGACTCGACGATGAATGGCGGCGTGACCACCATGATCTCGGCGGGCGAAGTGCACCTGCCGGGGCGCCCCAAGGACATCGTCGGCCTCAAGGCATTGGCCATCACCGCGCAGCGCGCCTTCGACAACTTCCGCCCCGGCGGTGTGAAGGTGCTGGCCGGCGCACCGGTCATCGAGAAGGGCATGGTCGAGAGCGACTTCAAGGAACTCGCCGAGGCCGGCGTGGGCCTGCTCGGCGAAGTGGGCCTCGGCTCGGTGAAGGCCGGCTATGAAGCGAAAGAAATGGTGGCGTGGGCCCGCAAGTACGGCATCCAGAGCACGATTCACACGGGCGGCCCGTCGATCCCCGGCTCGGGCCTGATCGACAAGGACGTGGTGCTCGAGGCCGACGCCGACATCATCGGCCACATCAACGGCGGCCACACCTCGCTGCCCGAGGCGCATGTGTGCGAGCTGTGCGAGAAGAGCTCGCGCGCGATCGAGATCGTGCACAACGGCAACGAGAAGGTCGCCATCGCGGCGGCAAAGGCTGCGCTCGAGTTGAAGTGCCCGCATCGCGTGATCCTGGGCACCGACGGGCCGGCAGGCTCAGGTGTTCAGCCGCTGGGCATCCTGCGCATGGTGGCGATGCTGTCGTCCATCGCGAACATCCCGGCCGAGCTGGTGTTCTGCTTCGCGACCGGCAACACGGCGAAGATCCGCAAGCTCAACTGCGGGCTGATCGAGGTGGGCCGCGATGCTGACTTCGTCTTCATGGACCGCGCGCAGCACTCGCCCGCACCGGGTCTGCTGGAGAGCGTGCAGCTGGGCGACATCCCGGGCGTGGGCATGGTGATGATCGACGGCATCGTGCGCTGCGGCCGCAGCCGCAACACGCCGCCTGCGACCGAGATTCCGGTGGTGGTGTCGGGCGCGCACTGA
- a CDS encoding amino acid synthesis family protein translates to MTANIRKLVIQVDEVRKEMGQDVTPPTRRAVAIAVIENPYAGRYSENLDELIAIGEELGALLGQKAVKALGIEPGQAQSYGKAAIVGERGELEHAAAILHPKLGAPLRVAVDKGAALVPSAKKQGTLGTAIDVPLGHKDAAFVRSHFDAIEARVSDAPRANEIVVAVAVTDSGRPLPRIGGLQASEIKGEDGLR, encoded by the coding sequence ATGACCGCCAACATCCGCAAGCTCGTCATCCAGGTCGATGAGGTCCGCAAGGAAATGGGGCAGGACGTGACGCCGCCCACGCGCCGCGCCGTCGCCATCGCCGTGATCGAGAACCCCTACGCCGGCCGCTACAGCGAGAACCTCGACGAACTCATCGCCATCGGCGAGGAACTCGGTGCGCTGCTCGGCCAGAAGGCCGTGAAGGCGCTCGGCATCGAGCCCGGCCAGGCGCAGAGCTACGGCAAGGCCGCCATCGTCGGCGAGCGCGGCGAGCTCGAGCATGCGGCCGCCATCCTGCACCCCAAGCTCGGCGCGCCGCTGCGCGTGGCGGTCGACAAGGGCGCGGCGCTCGTGCCTTCGGCCAAGAAACAGGGCACGCTCGGCACCGCCATCGACGTGCCGCTCGGCCATAAAGACGCCGCCTTCGTGCGCAGCCACTTCGACGCCATCGAGGCCCGCGTGTCCGATGCGCCGCGCGCCAACGAAATCGTCGTTGCCGTGGCCGTCACCGACAGCGGCCGTCCGCTGCCGCGCATCGGCGGCCTGCAAGCCAGCGAAATCAAGGGAGAAGACGGTCTTCGCTGA
- a CDS encoding amino acid synthesis family protein, producing the protein MIEIRRVFTHVEHIHHEFGPRADTPLVRGAIGAVLTNPFAGRYEPDILPMMALLDPVGVDMAHQLHAAMDVPLEQISTYGKGAIVGADGELEHGALWHVPGGYAMRELLGWKGSRVAYTAGIAEEKKGQPGNALSIVPSTKKVGPPGAALDVPLTNINASYVRGQFDAIEVRVPGAPAADEIVFILAMSTGYRVHARVGGLLAKDISKWDGLR; encoded by the coding sequence ATGATCGAAATCCGTCGCGTCTTCACCCATGTCGAGCACATCCACCACGAGTTCGGACCGCGTGCCGACACCCCGTTGGTGCGCGGTGCCATCGGCGCGGTGCTGACCAATCCTTTTGCGGGCCGCTACGAGCCCGACATCCTGCCGATGATGGCGCTGCTCGACCCCGTGGGCGTCGACATGGCGCACCAGCTGCACGCCGCCATGGACGTGCCGCTCGAGCAGATTTCCACCTACGGCAAGGGCGCGATCGTCGGCGCCGACGGCGAGCTCGAGCACGGTGCGCTCTGGCATGTGCCCGGCGGCTACGCGATGCGCGAACTGCTTGGCTGGAAGGGCAGCCGCGTCGCCTACACCGCGGGCATCGCCGAAGAGAAGAAAGGCCAGCCCGGCAATGCGCTCTCGATCGTGCCTTCGACCAAGAAGGTCGGCCCGCCCGGCGCCGCGCTCGACGTGCCGCTCACCAACATCAACGCGAGCTACGTGCGCGGCCAGTTCGATGCCATTGAGGTGCGCGTGCCCGGCGCGCCCGCGGCCGACGAGATCGTCTTCATCCTCGCGATGAGCACCGGCTACCGCGTGCATGCCCGCGTCGGCGGCCTGCTCGCGAAAGACATCAGCAAGTGGGACGGTCTGCGCTGA
- a CDS encoding GtrA family protein, producing MKLGRELLSFGVVGVIGYVVDVTVLYLLAPLMGPYAARVVSFLAAATTTWAFNRRYTFAARVSAGGSIWREYLGYLVTMSAGAVLNYGAYALTLHWIEGRGALAIAVAVGSLAGMTVNFLSARYLIFRSKPDA from the coding sequence ATGAAGCTCGGGCGCGAGCTCCTGTCGTTCGGCGTCGTGGGGGTGATCGGCTACGTGGTCGACGTGACGGTGCTGTACCTGCTCGCGCCGCTGATGGGCCCGTACGCCGCCCGGGTGGTTTCGTTCCTCGCGGCGGCCACCACCACCTGGGCCTTCAACCGCCGCTACACCTTCGCGGCGCGCGTGTCGGCCGGGGGCTCGATCTGGCGGGAGTACCTTGGCTACCTCGTCACCATGTCGGCCGGTGCGGTGCTGAACTACGGCGCGTATGCGCTCACGCTGCACTGGATCGAAGGCCGCGGCGCCCTGGCGATCGCCGTCGCGGTCGGCAGCCTCGCGGGCATGACGGTCAACTTCCTGTCGGCGCGCTACCTGATCTTCAGGTCGAAGCCCGACGCCTGA
- a CDS encoding ferredoxin--NADP reductase: MSAFSEERVLSVHHWTDRLFTFTTTRDPALRFSNGHFTMIGLKVNNKPLLRAYSIVSPNYEEHLEFLSIKVEDGPLTSKLQHIQVGDTIIVGRKPTGTLLIDYTLPAKRLYLFGTGTGLAPFMSIIRDPETYEKFEQVILVHGVRQVDELAYHDLVTDHLPKHEILGEMIEKQLLYYPTVTREEFRNQGRITDLIESNKLTDDLGLPPLNVEEDRVMLCGSPGLLVDLKHILEKRGFKEGNTSTPGDFVVERAFAEK; encoded by the coding sequence ATGAGTGCATTCAGCGAAGAACGCGTCCTGAGCGTCCACCACTGGACCGACCGCCTGTTCACCTTCACCACCACGCGCGACCCGGCGCTGCGCTTCTCGAACGGTCATTTCACGATGATCGGCCTGAAGGTCAACAACAAGCCCCTGCTGCGCGCCTACAGCATCGTGAGCCCGAACTACGAGGAGCACCTCGAGTTCCTGAGCATCAAGGTGGAAGACGGCCCGCTCACCTCGAAGCTGCAGCACATCCAGGTGGGCGACACCATCATCGTGGGCCGCAAGCCCACCGGCACGCTGCTGATCGACTACACGCTGCCGGCCAAGCGCCTGTACCTGTTCGGCACGGGCACCGGCCTCGCACCGTTCATGAGCATCATCCGCGACCCGGAGACGTATGAGAAGTTCGAGCAGGTCATCCTGGTGCACGGCGTTCGCCAGGTCGACGAGCTGGCTTATCACGACCTCGTGACCGACCACCTGCCCAAGCACGAGATCCTGGGCGAGATGATCGAGAAGCAGCTGCTCTACTACCCGACCGTCACGCGCGAAGAGTTCCGCAACCAGGGCCGCATCACCGACCTGATCGAGAGCAACAAGCTCACCGACGACCTGGGCCTGCCGCCGCTGAACGTCGAGGAAGACCGCGTCATGCTGTGCGGCAGCCCCGGCCTCTTGGTGGACCTGAAGCACATCCTGGAGAAGCGCGGCTTCAAGGAAGGCAACACCTCGACGCCCGGCGACTTCGTCGTCGAACGCGCCTTCGCGGAAAAGTAA
- a CDS encoding TetR family transcriptional regulator, whose product MADSRTATKAKPQRRTGVREAAAQATRDSILKSATKVFAKFGYDGGSVEKISKAAKSYDRMIYYYFGSKEGLFIAVLEGIYQRMDDAEAAIALDASRPVEALTEVIRFVLGYYRKNPEFVTLLNTENLHKGRHISKSLRAREYSSRAVAIIAEILASGSAQGLFRKDLVARDIYLLIASTGYFYTSNRHTLTAFLGEPLESPKAVTHWEDFVIETLLRTVRADDIQDNTPPHDEDTTKWQKSQPAQSRARSS is encoded by the coding sequence ATGGCCGACAGCCGCACCGCCACGAAGGCAAAGCCCCAGCGCCGCACCGGCGTGCGCGAGGCGGCCGCCCAGGCCACGCGCGACAGCATCCTGAAGTCGGCGACCAAGGTGTTCGCCAAATTCGGCTACGACGGCGGCAGCGTGGAGAAGATCTCCAAGGCCGCCAAGTCGTACGACCGGATGATCTACTACTACTTCGGCAGCAAAGAGGGCCTCTTCATCGCGGTGCTCGAAGGCATCTACCAGCGCATGGACGACGCAGAGGCCGCCATCGCGCTCGATGCGAGCCGCCCGGTGGAAGCGCTCACCGAAGTCATCCGCTTCGTGCTCGGCTACTACCGCAAGAATCCCGAGTTCGTGACGCTGCTGAACACCGAGAACCTGCACAAGGGCCGGCACATCTCCAAGTCGCTGCGGGCACGCGAGTACTCGTCGCGGGCGGTGGCGATCATTGCGGAAATCCTGGCCAGCGGTTCTGCGCAGGGCCTGTTCCGCAAGGACCTCGTGGCGCGCGACATCTACCTCCTGATCGCATCCACCGGCTATTTCTACACCTCCAACCGCCACACGCTCACCGCCTTCCTCGGCGAGCCGCTGGAGTCGCCTAAGGCGGTCACGCACTGGGAAGACTTCGTGATCGAGACCCTGCTGCGCACCGTGCGCGCGGACGACATACAAGACAACACCCCACCCCACGACGAGGACACCACGAAATGGCAGAAATCGCAGCCGGCGCAAAGTCGGGCAAGGTCGTCATAA